Proteins encoded in a region of the Streptomyces sp. NBC_01471 genome:
- a CDS encoding MaoC family dehydratase N-terminal domain-containing protein, with amino-acid sequence MALDQSFVGRTYPPSEPYEVGREKIREFAEAVGDANPAYTDADAAKALGHADVIAPPTFVFSITFKAADVVVQDPQLGLDYTRVVHGDQKFVYRRPVRAGDRLTVTSTIEAIKSLAGNDIIDIRGEVHDESGEHVVTAWTKLVARAAGEA; translated from the coding sequence ATGGCGCTCGACCAGTCCTTCGTGGGGCGGACCTATCCGCCCTCCGAGCCGTACGAGGTGGGCCGGGAGAAGATCCGCGAGTTCGCCGAAGCGGTGGGTGACGCGAATCCCGCGTACACGGATGCGGACGCGGCGAAGGCGCTCGGGCACGCCGACGTCATTGCCCCGCCGACGTTCGTCTTCTCGATCACTTTCAAGGCCGCGGACGTCGTCGTCCAGGATCCGCAGCTGGGCCTCGACTACACGCGGGTGGTGCACGGGGACCAGAAGTTCGTCTACCGCCGACCGGTCCGGGCGGGGGACCGGCTGACGGTCACCTCGACCATCGAGGCGATCAAGTCCCTCGCCGGGAACGACATCATCGATATTCGCGGTGAGGTCCACGACGAGTCCGGCGAGCATGTCGTGACGGCGTGGACGAAGCTGGTCGCGCGCGCGGCCGGGGAGGCGTGA
- the nusG gene encoding transcription termination/antitermination protein NusG translates to MSDPNLNEAVEPGESFESAEDELDIVEAADAGKPDQAEAADAVAGEPAEEAAVHTEDEAVAVAESDEDAEAVAEVEEAVEEAGDEEAAEEAADVPPVDPVEALRQELRGLPGEWYVIHTYAGYEKRVKANLEQRAVSLNVEEFIYQAEVPEEEIVQIKNGERKNVRQNKLPGYVLVRMDLTNESWGVVRNTPGVTGFVGNAYDPYPLTLDEIVKMLAPEAEEKAAREAAEAEGKPAPARKVEVQVLDFEVGDSVTVTDGPFATLQATINEINADSKKVKGLVEIFGRETPVELSFDQIQKN, encoded by the coding sequence GTGTCTGACCCGAACCTGAACGAGGCCGTCGAGCCGGGCGAAAGCTTCGAGTCCGCAGAGGACGAGCTCGACATCGTCGAGGCGGCGGACGCTGGGAAGCCGGACCAGGCCGAAGCTGCCGACGCCGTCGCCGGTGAGCCCGCCGAAGAGGCCGCTGTGCACACCGAGGACGAGGCTGTGGCCGTCGCGGAGTCCGACGAGGATGCCGAAGCCGTGGCCGAGGTCGAGGAAGCCGTCGAAGAGGCCGGGGACGAAGAGGCGGCCGAAGAGGCCGCCGACGTCCCCCCGGTCGACCCGGTCGAGGCCCTGCGCCAGGAACTCCGCGGTCTGCCCGGCGAGTGGTACGTCATCCACACGTACGCCGGTTACGAGAAGCGCGTGAAGGCCAACCTGGAACAGCGTGCCGTCTCGCTGAACGTCGAGGAGTTCATCTACCAGGCCGAAGTGCCCGAGGAAGAGATCGTCCAGATCAAGAACGGCGAGCGCAAGAACGTCCGCCAGAACAAGCTTCCCGGTTACGTCCTGGTCCGCATGGACCTCACCAACGAGTCCTGGGGCGTTGTCCGCAACACCCCCGGAGTCACCGGCTTCGTCGGCAACGCCTACGACCCGTACCCGCTGACCCTGGACGAGATCGTCAAGATGCTCGCCCCGGAGGCCGAGGAGAAGGCCGCCCGCGAGGCGGCGGAAGCCGAGGGCAAGCCGGCTCCGGCCCGCAAGGTCGAGGTCCAGGTGCTCGACTTCGAGGTCGGCGACTCGGTCACCGTCACCGACGGCCCGTTCGCGACGCTCCAGGCGACGATCAACGAGATCAACGCCGACTCGAAGAAGGTCAAGGGCCTCGTCGAGATCTTCGGCCGCGAGACCCCGGTCGAGCTCAGCTTCGACCAGATCCAGAAGAACTAG
- the secE gene encoding preprotein translocase subunit SecE, producing MTDAVGSIDVPDAQDDEAPESKKTRKGGKRGKKGPFGRLALFYRQIVAELRKVVWPTRNQLSTYTTVVIVFVVIMIGIVTVIDYGFNQAAKYVFG from the coding sequence GTGACGGACGCCGTCGGCTCCATCGACGTGCCTGATGCGCAGGATGACGAAGCGCCGGAGTCGAAGAAGACGCGCAAGGGCGGGAAGCGCGGCAAGAAGGGCCCCTTCGGCCGTCTCGCGCTCTTCTACCGCCAGATCGTCGCGGAGCTGCGCAAGGTCGTCTGGCCGACGCGTAACCAGCTTTCGACCTACACCACCGTGGTGATCGTTTTCGTCGTCATCATGATCGGCATCGTGACCGTGATTGACTATGGCTTCAACCAGGCCGCCAAGTACGTCTTTGGCTGA
- a CDS encoding UDP-N-acetylmuramate dehydrogenase, whose amino-acid sequence MQELLEAPLAPLTTFRLGGPAARLITAETDADVIAAVREADASGTPLLVIGGGSNLVIGDKGFAGTALRIATRGFTLSGTALELAAGEVWSDAVARTVEAGLAGIECLAGIPGSAGATPIQNVGAYGQEVSSTLTEVVAYDRATGETVTLSNAECRFSYRHSHFKSEPDRYVVLRVRFQLEDAGGLSAPVKYPETARVLGVEAGDRVPAATVRETVLKLRAGKGMVLDAEDHDTWSAGSFFTNPILDDAQFAAFLARARERLGAETAPPAFPAGEGLTKTSAAWLIDRAGFTKGYGTGPARISTKHTLALTNRGRATTEDLLALAREVVAGVHEAFGVTLVNEPVTIGVSL is encoded by the coding sequence GTGCAGGAACTCCTTGAAGCCCCACTCGCCCCCCTGACCACCTTCCGCCTCGGCGGCCCCGCGGCCCGCCTGATCACGGCGGAGACCGACGCCGACGTGATCGCGGCCGTCCGGGAGGCCGACGCGAGCGGCACCCCGCTGCTCGTCATCGGCGGCGGCTCCAATCTGGTCATCGGCGACAAGGGGTTCGCCGGCACTGCCCTGCGGATCGCGACACGCGGGTTCACGCTCTCCGGTACGGCACTCGAACTCGCGGCCGGTGAGGTGTGGAGCGACGCGGTGGCCCGTACCGTCGAGGCCGGACTCGCGGGCATCGAATGCCTGGCCGGGATCCCCGGATCCGCCGGTGCCACCCCGATCCAGAACGTGGGGGCGTACGGCCAGGAGGTCTCATCGACCCTCACCGAGGTCGTCGCGTACGACCGGGCCACGGGGGAGACGGTCACCCTCTCGAACGCCGAGTGTCGTTTCTCGTACCGGCACAGCCACTTCAAGTCCGAACCCGACCGCTACGTGGTGCTGCGGGTGCGTTTCCAGCTCGAAGACGCGGGCGGCCTCTCGGCACCGGTCAAGTATCCGGAGACGGCCCGCGTCCTCGGTGTGGAGGCGGGTGACCGCGTACCGGCGGCGACGGTCCGCGAGACCGTGCTGAAGCTGCGCGCCGGCAAGGGGATGGTGCTGGACGCCGAAGACCACGACACCTGGTCGGCCGGGTCGTTCTTCACCAATCCGATCCTGGACGACGCGCAGTTCGCCGCGTTCCTGGCCCGGGCCCGGGAGCGGCTCGGGGCGGAGACCGCGCCGCCCGCGTTCCCGGCGGGGGAGGGGCTGACCAAGACGTCGGCGGCCTGGCTGATCGACCGGGCGGGCTTCACCAAGGGGTACGGAACGGGCCCGGCCCGCATCTCCACCAAGCACACGCTGGCCCTGACCAACCGGGGCCGGGCCACCACCGAAGACCTGCTCGCGCTCGCCCGCGAGGTCGTCGCGGGTGTGCACGAGGCGTTCGGCGTGACGCTGGTCAACGAGCCGGTGACGATCGGCGTCAGCCTGTGA
- a CDS encoding adenosine deaminase — protein MERVRDIRLLPKAHLHLHFTGSMRPTTLLELAGRYGVHLPEALTGGEPPKLRATDERGWFRFQRLYDIARSCLRTPEDIQRLVREAAQEDVADGSGWLEIQVDPTSYAPFLGGLIPALEVILDAVDAASRDTGLGIRVVVAANRMKHPLDARTLARLAVRYADRGVIGFGLSNDERRGMARDFDRAFAIAREGGLLAAPHGGELSGPSSVRDCLDDLHAARIGHGVRAAEDPLLLKRLAERGVTCEVCPASNVALGVYEKAEDVPLRKLFDAGVPMALGADDPLLFGSRLAAQYELARAQGFSDTELAELARQSVRGSAAPDDVRRKLLSGIDDWLTG, from the coding sequence ATGGAGCGAGTACGTGACATCCGGCTGCTGCCCAAGGCCCATCTGCACCTGCACTTCACCGGTTCGATGCGGCCCACGACGCTGCTGGAGCTGGCGGGCAGATACGGCGTGCATCTGCCGGAGGCGCTGACCGGTGGTGAACCGCCGAAGCTGCGGGCCACCGACGAGCGGGGCTGGTTCCGTTTCCAGCGGCTGTACGACATCGCGCGGTCCTGTCTGCGCACCCCCGAGGACATCCAGCGACTGGTGCGCGAGGCCGCCCAGGAGGATGTCGCGGACGGCTCGGGGTGGCTGGAGATCCAGGTCGACCCCACCTCGTACGCGCCGTTCCTCGGCGGGCTGATCCCCGCGCTGGAGGTCATCCTGGACGCGGTGGACGCCGCCTCGCGGGACACCGGGCTCGGCATACGCGTGGTGGTCGCGGCGAACCGGATGAAGCACCCGCTGGACGCGCGGACGCTCGCACGCCTGGCGGTGCGGTACGCGGACCGGGGGGTGATCGGCTTCGGGCTCTCCAACGACGAACGCCGCGGCATGGCACGGGACTTCGACCGGGCGTTCGCCATCGCCAGGGAGGGCGGACTGCTGGCCGCGCCGCACGGCGGGGAGCTCAGCGGCCCCTCGTCGGTGCGGGACTGCCTGGACGATCTGCACGCGGCGCGGATCGGGCACGGGGTGCGGGCCGCCGAGGACCCGCTGCTGCTGAAGCGGCTGGCCGAGCGCGGCGTGACCTGCGAGGTCTGCCCGGCGTCGAATGTGGCCCTCGGCGTCTATGAGAAGGCCGAGGACGTACCCCTGCGAAAGCTGTTCGACGCCGGGGTGCCGATGGCGCTCGGCGCGGACGACCCGCTGCTGTTCGGGTCACGGCTGGCGGCCCAGTACGAGCTGGCCCGGGCCCAGGGGTTCAGCGACACCGAACTGGCCGAGCTGGCACGGCAGTCGGTGCGCGGTTCGGCGGCGCCCGACGACGTACGGCGGAAGCTGCTCTCGGGCATCGACGACTGGCTCACCGGCTGA
- the rpmG gene encoding 50S ribosomal protein L33, translating to MAATDVRPKITLACVECKERNYITKKNRRNDPDRLEMKKHCPRCNSHTAHRETR from the coding sequence GTGGCTGCCACCGACGTCCGCCCGAAGATCACGCTGGCCTGCGTGGAGTGCAAGGAGCGGAACTACATCACCAAGAAGAACCGGCGTAACGACCCGGACCGTCTTGAGATGAAGAAGCACTGCCCGCGCTGCAACTCGCACACCGCGCACCGCGAAACCCGCTGA
- a CDS encoding amidohydrolase family protein: MPDSQPRPPEGATADSTALLLRGARLADGRTVDVSISGGHIEAVGTAGSLTAPGSRTSASRIELDGYLLLPAPAEPHAHSDTALTADAGPGPGPATSGSAPDIQRRATEAALLQLGHGATALRSHIRIGDVRGLGAMEAVLQARRSLRGLTDLTTVAVPRLLTGVAGADGLAMLRDAVKMGATVVGGCPDLDPDPTGYTQAVLEVAAEHGCAVDLHTEGDDPARLARLAAMSGGLRPGVAIGPCGGLSRLPHDTAVRAAGRLAAAGVTVICQPQGGCGGVESRGTAPVRLLRSAGVRVAAGSGALRDLANPVGRGDPLEAAYLLASQSGLRPNDAYSAVSSAPREAMGLPEVRVEAGFPAELLAVRGDQLSAVLSLAYSRIVIHRGRIVARTNAVREYCDSAAPGALELPRQGRADAGP, from the coding sequence ATGCCCGACAGCCAGCCGCGGCCTCCCGAAGGAGCCACCGCAGACTCCACCGCGCTCCTCCTCCGCGGGGCCCGGCTGGCCGACGGCCGCACCGTGGACGTCAGCATCAGCGGCGGGCACATCGAAGCCGTGGGCACCGCCGGGAGCCTCACCGCACCCGGCTCCCGCACGTCCGCCTCCCGGATCGAACTCGACGGTTACCTGCTGCTCCCCGCCCCCGCCGAGCCGCACGCCCACAGCGACACCGCGCTCACCGCCGACGCCGGGCCGGGGCCGGGCCCCGCCACCAGCGGCTCCGCCCCCGACATCCAGCGCCGCGCCACCGAAGCCGCCCTCCTCCAGCTCGGACACGGCGCCACCGCCCTGCGCTCACACATCCGCATCGGCGACGTCCGGGGCCTGGGCGCCATGGAGGCCGTACTCCAGGCCCGGCGGTCCCTGCGCGGGCTCACCGACCTCACCACCGTCGCCGTACCCCGGCTGCTCACCGGCGTCGCAGGCGCCGACGGCCTCGCCATGCTGCGCGACGCCGTGAAGATGGGCGCCACCGTCGTCGGCGGCTGCCCGGACCTCGACCCCGACCCCACGGGATACACCCAGGCCGTCCTCGAAGTCGCCGCCGAACACGGCTGCGCCGTCGATCTGCACACCGAGGGTGACGATCCCGCCCGGCTCGCCAGGCTCGCCGCCATGTCCGGCGGGCTGCGCCCCGGCGTCGCCATCGGCCCCTGCGGCGGGCTCTCCCGGCTCCCGCACGACACGGCGGTCCGCGCCGCGGGCCGGCTGGCCGCCGCGGGCGTCACCGTGATCTGCCAGCCCCAGGGCGGCTGCGGTGGCGTCGAGAGCCGCGGGACCGCCCCGGTACGGCTGCTCCGCTCGGCCGGAGTACGCGTCGCCGCGGGCAGCGGCGCCCTGCGCGACCTGGCCAACCCGGTCGGCCGCGGAGACCCACTGGAAGCCGCGTACCTGCTCGCGTCACAGAGCGGCCTGCGGCCCAACGACGCGTACAGCGCGGTCAGTTCGGCGCCGCGCGAGGCCATGGGCCTCCCCGAGGTCCGGGTGGAGGCGGGCTTCCCCGCCGAGCTCCTCGCCGTACGCGGGGACCAGCTCTCCGCGGTGCTCTCCCTCGCGTACAGCAGGATCGTCATCCACCGCGGGCGGATCGTCGCGCGGACCAACGCGGTACGCGAGTACTGCGACTCGGCCGCCCCCGGCGCGCTCGAACTGCCGCGGCAGGGACGGGCCGACGCCGGGCCCTGA
- a CDS encoding MaoC family dehydratase produces the protein MTAKISYGSVEVGTELPAQSFPVSRATLVQYAGASGDFNPIHWNEKFAREVGLPDVIAHGMFTMAEAIRVVTDWVGDPGAVVEYGVRFTKPVVVPNDADGALIEVSAKVGAVVGEPEDRTVRVDLTATSDGRKVLGMSRAVVRLA, from the coding sequence GTGACAGCGAAGATCTCCTACGGGAGCGTCGAGGTCGGCACGGAGCTGCCGGCGCAGTCCTTCCCGGTGTCGCGGGCGACGCTGGTCCAGTACGCGGGTGCGTCCGGCGACTTCAACCCGATCCACTGGAACGAGAAGTTCGCGAGGGAGGTCGGGCTGCCCGACGTCATCGCGCACGGGATGTTCACCATGGCCGAGGCGATCCGGGTGGTGACCGACTGGGTCGGGGATCCGGGTGCGGTCGTGGAGTACGGCGTCCGGTTCACCAAGCCGGTCGTCGTCCCGAACGACGCCGACGGGGCGCTGATCGAGGTCAGCGCCAAGGTCGGAGCGGTCGTCGGCGAGCCCGAGGACCGAACGGTACGGGTGGATCTCACGGCGACGAGCGACGGCAGGAAGGTCCTGGGCATGTCCCGCGCGGTGGTCCGCCTCGCCTGA
- a CDS encoding pyridoxal phosphate-dependent aminotransferase has translation MSAATPPTERRVSARIGAISESATLAVDAKAKALKAAGRPVIGFGAGEPDFPTPGYIVEAAIEACRNPKYHRYTPAGGLPELKAAIAAKTLRDSGYEVEASQVLVTNGGKQAIYEAFAAILDPGDEVIVPAPYWTTYPESIRLAGGVPVEVVADETTGYRVSVEQLEAARTERTKVVLFVSPSNPTGAVYSPADTEAIGRWAVEHGLWVLTDEIYEHLIYGDAEFTSLPAVVPELRDKCIVVNGVAKTYAMTGWRVGWIVGPKDVVKAATNLQSHATSNVSNVSQAAALAAVSGNLDAVDEMRTAFDRRRRTIVRMLNEIDGVLCPEPEGAFYAYPSVKALIGKQIRGKRPQSSVELAALILDEVEVAVVPGEAFGTPGYLRLSYALGDDDLVEGVSRIQKLLAEATD, from the coding sequence ATGAGCGCCGCAACTCCTCCGACCGAGCGCAGGGTCTCCGCCCGCATCGGTGCCATCTCCGAGTCCGCCACCCTGGCCGTCGACGCCAAGGCGAAGGCGCTGAAGGCCGCCGGGCGTCCGGTGATCGGCTTCGGTGCCGGTGAGCCCGACTTCCCCACGCCCGGATACATCGTCGAGGCCGCGATCGAGGCCTGCCGCAACCCGAAGTACCACCGCTACACGCCGGCCGGCGGGCTCCCCGAGCTCAAGGCCGCCATCGCCGCGAAGACCCTGCGCGACTCCGGTTACGAGGTCGAGGCCTCCCAGGTGCTCGTCACCAACGGCGGCAAGCAGGCCATCTACGAGGCGTTCGCCGCGATCCTCGACCCGGGCGACGAGGTCATCGTCCCGGCTCCGTACTGGACCACGTACCCCGAGTCGATCCGGCTCGCGGGCGGTGTCCCGGTCGAGGTCGTCGCCGACGAGACCACCGGTTACCGGGTCTCCGTCGAGCAGCTGGAGGCCGCCCGCACGGAGCGGACCAAGGTCGTCCTCTTCGTCTCGCCGTCCAACCCGACGGGCGCCGTCTACAGCCCCGCCGACACGGAGGCCATCGGCCGCTGGGCCGTCGAGCACGGTCTGTGGGTGCTGACGGACGAGATCTACGAGCACCTGATCTACGGCGACGCGGAGTTCACCTCGCTGCCCGCCGTCGTGCCCGAGCTGCGCGACAAGTGCATCGTCGTCAACGGCGTGGCCAAGACGTACGCCATGACCGGCTGGCGCGTGGGGTGGATCGTGGGCCCGAAGGACGTCGTGAAGGCCGCGACCAACCTGCAGTCGCACGCCACCTCCAACGTCTCCAACGTCTCGCAGGCGGCCGCGCTCGCCGCGGTGTCGGGGAACCTGGACGCGGTCGACGAGATGCGCACCGCCTTCGACCGGCGCCGCAGGACCATCGTGCGGATGCTCAACGAGATCGACGGCGTGCTCTGCCCGGAGCCGGAGGGCGCGTTCTACGCGTACCCCTCGGTGAAGGCGCTCATCGGCAAGCAGATCCGCGGCAAGCGCCCGCAGAGCTCGGTGGAGCTGGCCGCGCTGATCCTGGACGAGGTCGAGGTCGCCGTGGTGCCCGGTGAGGCGTTCGGCACCCCCGGTTACCTGCGTCTGTCGTACGCGCTGGGCGACGATGACCTGGTCGAGGGCGTCTCCCGGATCCAGAAGCTGCTGGCCGAGGCGACGGACTGA
- a CDS encoding NAD(P)H-binding protein, with protein MRLTVFGATGGIGGQIVRQALDAGHEVTAVVRDPARLTATGAGLEVVRSDLGDPEPLRAAVAGRDAVLSGLGARGRKDAGITQVLTRPVLAAMEAEGVRRLLVVSAAPLAPPGNQSLADRAALGAIGVILKAVYEDLRVMEAEVARSATDWTAVRPPKLTDKPVTGTYRTVVGGSPRGGRSIARADVAHAMLAMIDDPATVKQGVGVAY; from the coding sequence ATGAGGCTCACAGTGTTCGGAGCGACCGGCGGTATCGGCGGACAGATCGTCCGGCAGGCACTGGATGCGGGCCACGAGGTCACGGCCGTGGTCCGCGATCCGGCACGGCTCACGGCGACCGGGGCGGGGCTCGAAGTGGTCCGCTCGGACCTCGGCGACCCGGAGCCGCTGCGGGCGGCGGTCGCCGGGCGGGACGCGGTGCTCTCCGGACTGGGCGCGCGCGGCCGCAAGGACGCGGGCATCACCCAGGTGCTGACCCGGCCGGTGCTCGCGGCCATGGAGGCGGAGGGCGTACGGCGGCTGCTGGTGGTGAGCGCGGCGCCGCTGGCGCCGCCCGGGAACCAGTCGCTCGCGGACCGCGCCGCGCTCGGTGCGATCGGCGTGATCCTCAAGGCGGTCTACGAGGATCTGCGGGTCATGGAGGCCGAGGTCGCGCGCAGTGCCACGGACTGGACGGCGGTCCGGCCGCCGAAGCTGACGGACAAGCCGGTGACCGGCACCTACCGGACCGTCGTCGGAGGCAGTCCGCGCGGCGGCCGGAGCATCGCGCGCGCCGATGTGGCGCACGCGATGCTGGCGATGATCGACGACCCCGCGACGGTGAAGCAGGGGGTCGGAGTCGCGTACTGA
- a CDS encoding TetR/AcrR family transcriptional regulator encodes MQQKPARGRIVDAAHSLMLTIGLARTTTKEIARAAGCSEAALYKHFASKEELFVTVLRERLPRLTPLLHELTEEPQRHSVEENLTEIARRAALFYEQSFPIAASLYADPPLKRRHEAAMRELGTGPHMPIRGVDAYLRAERDAGRIDADADTCAAASLLLGACAQRAFAYDMTEDGRPPQPLDAFAAALARTLLRGVMRGISR; translated from the coding sequence GTGCAGCAGAAGCCGGCCCGCGGCCGGATCGTCGACGCCGCACACAGCCTCATGCTGACCATCGGCCTGGCCCGGACCACCACCAAGGAGATCGCCAGGGCGGCCGGCTGTTCGGAAGCGGCGCTCTACAAGCACTTCGCGAGCAAGGAAGAGCTGTTCGTGACCGTTCTCAGGGAACGGCTGCCCAGGCTGACCCCGCTGCTGCACGAACTGACCGAAGAACCACAGCGGCACAGCGTCGAGGAGAACCTCACCGAGATTGCCCGCCGAGCCGCCCTCTTCTACGAGCAGAGCTTCCCGATCGCCGCCTCGCTCTACGCCGACCCCCCGCTCAAGCGGCGCCACGAAGCGGCCATGCGCGAACTCGGCACCGGCCCCCACATGCCCATCCGCGGCGTCGACGCCTATCTGCGCGCCGAGCGGGACGCGGGGCGGATCGACGCGGATGCCGACACCTGCGCCGCCGCCTCACTGCTCCTCGGCGCCTGCGCGCAGCGCGCGTTCGCGTACGACATGACCGAGGACGGCAGGCCCCCGCAGCCGCTCGACGCGTTCGCCGCCGCGCTCGCTCGCACGCTCCTGCGGGGGGTGATGCGAGGGATCAGCCGGTGA